From the Ciona intestinalis chromosome 2, KH, whole genome shotgun sequence genome, one window contains:
- the LOC100187458 gene encoding small VCP/p97-interacting protein: MGSLFSCCLGNDYETPDPEVRRQQMLEAAERRKQEYENRGLKDPEGVKAKQRKREAAEKSQEQIGSNENNLRWQVS; this comes from the exons ATGGGCAGTTTGTTCTCATGTTGTTTGGGAAATGATTATGAAACTCCCGATCCTGAAGTAAGAAGACAACAAATGCTTGAAGCTGCAGAAAGGCGCAAACAAGAATATGAAAACAGGGGGCTAAAAGATCCCGAAGGGGTTAAAGCAAAGCAACGG aaaCGTGAAGCTGCAGAAAAGTCACAAGAACAGATTGGATCAAATGAAAACAACTTGCGTTGGCAAGTTAGCTAA
- the zf(phd)-1 gene encoding zinc finger protein (The RefSeq protein has 4 substitutions compared to this genomic sequence), whose protein sequence is MNINLVDGNVCGTKNSNGINGSHTSSQNGSNIKANVDEVVNLMVGDMLELVVSKEKLDNTSKSKGNGKQTEAPKNFSFLGVSQSGRIMDPICLQQNIFSSISAENIAEYQWPPDTSGDYYMLQEQVSTYLGITSFKRKYPEIERRKVEADEVNHLLTSHVISEVQVTLGLTALKSSDVCDMMMKEYPEKYNEYNAALQEREKEKLQNKYKQYASQAASMQVDKSQMPSFVKKAVRQAADYNARLNRQRKDEFAVYYDMQTNVLQYPASKVRKLDPSLTRPSLYPCALIPGQFQEHYKTYTKDELMYLPLNTALYGPPNPSIDHIQLSSDSESDSVSESSSSSSDNQSVGSEKSAKPDKDKLPDVAMKTVDASEDLEEAGKEEPMQVNESEENTEESDEIVCGICSKDGSSNKKGEAEELIKCSQCDNHGHPSCLEMSVEQVSVIETYNWQCMECKTCTICSMPHREDLMMFCDRCDRGYHTFCVSLRAIPSGVWACSRCKHADPNFRKRRRKELKLLSTPSGRGRGRRRRGRGGRMADHRSTVIIDLNDDEKQEEEDEDSSTEKVVSASIGESIATVQDLGDGKIKLTISKSPPPSMPPLEAIKSPKEVPHLKEKLDLDLAVSDDPINKTSFPEKVLLQGIPANEKQPEIQRINSDDLSVGNSPSSQ, encoded by the exons ATGAATATAAACTTGGTGGATGGTAATGTATGTGGAACAAAAAACTCAAACGGGATAAATGGAAGCCATACTTCAAGTCAGAATGGAAGTAACATAAAAGCCAATGTTGATGAAGTTGTAAACCTGATGGTTGGGGATATGCTAGAGTTAGTTGTCAGTAAAGAGAAACTGGACAACACATCTAAAAGTAAGGGAAATGGAAAACAGACGGAGGCTCCGAAAAATTTCTCATTTTTGGGTGTCAGTCAATCAGGAAGAATAATGGACCCCATTTGCCTCCAACAAAATAT ATTTTCTTCCATTAGCGCCGAAAACATTGCTGAATACCAATGGCCCCCCGACACCAGTGGAGATTATTATATGTTGCAAGAACAAGTTAGCACCTATCTTGGAATTACttcatttaaaagaaaatatccAG aaattgAAAGAAGGAAAGTTGAGGCTGATGAAGTGAACCATCTTCTCACAAGCCATGTTATCAGCGAGGTGCAAGTTACATTGG GTCTAACAGCACTAAAGAGTTCCGATGTATGCGACATGATGATGAAAGAATATCCAGAAAAATACAATGAATACAACGCTGCGCTGCAGGAAAGAGAAAAGGAGAAACTACAgaacaaatacaaacaatatgcTTCA caaGCAGCTTCAATGCAAGTCGACAAATCTCAAATGCcaagttttgtgaaaaaagcCGTGAGACAAGCGGCAGATTACAATGCACGTTTAAATCGACAAAGAAAAGATGAGTTTGCCGTGTATTACGACATGCAGACTAAC GTCCTCCAATATCCCGCCAGCAAAGTAAGGAAGCTTGATCCTTCACTTACAAGACCTAGTTTATATCCATGTGCGTTGATACCTGGCCAGTTTCAAGAACATTATAAAAC ATACACAAAAGATGAACTAATGTACCTCCCACTCAACACCGCGCTTTATGGACCACCTAACCCTTCTATTGATCATATACAACTAAGTTCCGACTCTGAATCTGACTCG gtTTCTGAATCCTCATCTTCATCTTCTGATAATCAAAGCGTTGGATCAGAAAAATCAGCAAAACCAG atAAAGATAAGCTTCTGGATGTTGCAATGAAGACAGTGGACGCAAGTGAAGATTTGGAGGGGGCAGGGAAAGAAGAACCAATGCAAGTGAATGAGAGTGAAGAAAATACGGAG GAATCGGATGAAATAGTTTGTGGGATCTGTAGTAAAGATGGGTCGAGCAATAAGAAGGGGGAAGCTGAGGAATTAATCAAATGTTCGCAATGTGACAATCATG GTCACCCATCGTGCTTAGAAATGTCAGTGGAGCAGGTGTCAGTTATTGAGACATACAACTGGCAGTGCATGGAGTGCAAGACATGTACCATATGTAGTATGCCGCACCGTGAAGATCTTATGATGTTCTGTGATCGCTGTGATAGAGGATACCACACGTTTTGCGTCAGTATCCGAGCCATTCCATCAG GTGTGTGGGCATGTTCAAGATGCAAGCATGCTGATCCGAACTTCAGGAAAAGACGAAGAAAGGAGCTGAAACTTCTCTCAACACCATCTGGGAGGGGTAGAGGTCGAAGGAGACGGGGAAGAGGTGGGAGGATGGCGGATCATCGATCAACTGTCATCATTGATCTTAATGATGATGAGAAACAAGAGGAGGAAGATGAGGACTCATCCACTGAGAAAGTTGTGTCCGCATCAATTGGAGAGAGCATCGCTACCGTTCAAGACCTCGGTGATGGAAAGATCAAACTCACGATATCAAAGTCACCTCCTCCATCAATGCCTCCTTTGGAAGCAATAAAAAGTCCCAAAGAGGTCCCGCATCTGAAAGAGAAGCTGGATCTGGATCTTGCAGTTTCCGACGACCCAATCAGCAAGACTTCATTCCCAGAGAAAGTTTTATTGCAAGGAATTCCAGCTAATGAGAAGCAACCTGAAATCCAAAGGATAAACTCAGATGACCTCAGCGTTGGCAACTCCCCAAGTTCACAGTGA
- the LOC100177181 gene encoding leucine-rich melanocyte differentiation-associated protein: MDNDEDRLSDGEKDEIIEDDADSYSYTGHTNCHSVPEFLVLQAKQFRQLNLSHNGINDLKNIAIFVNLEILNLDNNEISDSTLFPVLPKLHSLTLNNNKIKYLQIFISRLAKHCISLTYLSLLGNEACPHEILDSNKTEKDYEKYRIFVASRLPKLKFLDWKPISNQEREEGAEAFPITPRDRYPSIKTQESCQGLPKIAEEPQAVVKPASFYGHVRYRYGGKQSEGNRFIRNNDL; the protein is encoded by the coding sequence ATGGATAATGATGAAGACAGACTTTCCGATGGCGAAAAGGATGAAATAATTGAGGACGACGCCGACAGTTATTCTTACACCGGCCATACAAATTGTCATTCTGTGCCCGAGTTTTTGGTGCTACAAGCGAAGCAGTTTAGACAGCTGAATTTGAGCCACAATGGAATTAACGATCTCAAAAATATCGCAATCTTTGTCAATTTGGAGATTCTTAATTTGGATAATAATGAAATATCAGACTCAACTCTTTTTCCTGTTCTGCCGAAACTGCACTCTTTAACTCTGAATAACAACAAGATAAAATAtctacaaatttttatttcacgTCTTGCAAAACACTGCATTTCTTTGACGTACTTAAGTTTGCTTGGTAATGAAGCTTGTCCTCATGAAATACTAGAttcaaataaaactgaaaaagaTTATGAAAAATACCGCATTTTTGTGGCAAGCCGGCTACCAAAGCTTAAATTTCTCGACTGGAAGCCCATTTCTAATCAGGAAAGAGAAGAAGGAGCGGAAGCGTTCCCAATTACACCAAGAGACAGATACCCTTCAATTAAAACCCAAGAGTCTTGCCAGGGTTTACCTAAAATAGCTGAAGAGCCACAAGCGGTAGTCAAACCAGCCAGCTTTTATGGCCATGTAAGATACAGATATGGTGGAAAACAATCGGAGGGAAACCGGTTCATCAGAAACAATGatctttaa